A single region of the Halosegnis marinus genome encodes:
- a CDS encoding ATP-binding protein, with amino-acid sequence MAVVDELDKGATADLDALHTALESQRVLISKAGKNAMLPAKTALLAAGNPTGGHIDPSTEIADQVDLQSPLLSRFDLMFVVRERTEEAFVESLAEMMVTSRTAAGKQARGEALPDAQRHTIESDLSDRTIVAYIAAAKEYQPVIRDPAVTQLVTTWFTNLKTDLPNRYRPDQYDAAGMTDELPALPVTARKIGAMMRLMEASARLRHSEEIEEVDFRTAKPLISRSLGDIGIMPSDNAAFGSVDADVRPGEVGL; translated from the coding sequence TTGGCGGTCGTCGACGAGCTCGACAAGGGTGCCACTGCGGATCTCGATGCGCTCCATACGGCGCTTGAGTCCCAACGCGTCCTCATCTCGAAGGCCGGCAAGAACGCGATGCTCCCAGCCAAGACGGCACTGTTGGCCGCGGGCAATCCCACCGGAGGGCATATCGATCCGAGCACAGAAATCGCCGACCAAGTCGATCTCCAGTCCCCGCTCCTCTCCCGGTTCGATCTGATGTTCGTCGTCCGTGAGCGCACCGAGGAGGCGTTCGTCGAATCACTCGCCGAGATGATGGTGACCAGCCGGACGGCAGCCGGCAAGCAAGCGCGGGGAGAGGCCCTCCCTGACGCCCAGCGACACACCATCGAATCCGATCTCTCCGACCGGACGATCGTCGCCTACATCGCAGCCGCGAAAGAGTACCAGCCGGTCATCCGCGATCCTGCAGTGACACAGCTCGTTACCACATGGTTCACCAACCTCAAAACCGATCTCCCGAATCGCTACCGCCCCGACCAGTACGACGCCGCGGGCATGACCGACGAGCTCCCTGCGCTCCCAGTCACCGCCCGGAAGATCGGTGCAATGATGCGCCTGATGGAAGCGAGCGCTCGGTTGCGTCACTCCGAGGAAATCGAGGAGGTGGATTTTCGGACGGCGAAGCCACTGATCAGTCGCTCGCTCGGCGATATCGGGATCATGCCCAGCGACAACGCTGCGTTCGGGTCCGTGGACGCGGATGTGCGCCCGGGCGAGGTGGGCCTGTGA
- a CDS encoding group I intron-associated PD-(D/E)XK endonuclease, protein MCIDLFCVVAHRPLILFTLHNSECLLSNGSGRCNPKSWACRRGAAEFHAAADLVEHNCRVSYTHGLYKYDLIADREDELLRVQVKKARQDTDKSWKYSIPTGGYTNDEIDLFAGYAPGPNKVFYVPVTDTGKEFRVLDKTGENMNEHNRDLAKLIDDYTFERAFRKLRDE, encoded by the coding sequence GTGTGTATCGATCTCTTCTGTGTCGTAGCTCATCGGCCCCTGATACTATTTACCCTCCACAATTCTGAATGTCTACTATCAAATGGCTCCGGAAGATGTAATCCGAAATCCTGGGCATGTCGACGGGGAGCTGCCGAATTTCACGCGGCGGCAGATCTCGTCGAGCACAATTGTCGCGTTTCATACACCCACGGCTTGTACAAATACGACCTGATCGCAGACAGGGAAGACGAGCTCCTCCGTGTGCAGGTTAAGAAGGCCAGACAGGACACAGATAAGAGCTGGAAGTATTCGATACCAACTGGTGGGTATACCAACGACGAAATTGATCTCTTTGCGGGGTACGCACCTGGCCCAAACAAAGTGTTCTACGTCCCGGTCACAGATACCGGGAAGGAGTTTCGTGTCCTGGATAAGACGGGGGAGAACATGAACGAACACAATCGTGATCTGGCAAAGCTGATCGACGACTATACCTTCGAACGAGCGTTTCGGAAGCTGCGTGATGAGTGA